tgaaataaatcattctctttactattattctgacatttcacaaggtgcatgtaaacttacgactttaACTGTATTTAAAAGCTGTTTCGTGTGTTTGAAAAATGCAATATTCTCCAACCACCCCCATCACATACTTTGTGCCCCCTCTAAAAATAATGGATGCATTatgaacatgcacacacacacaatcattatCCCTCCCGCTGTCTGATCTTggttttaatctctctctctctctctctctctctctctctctctctctctctctctctctctctctctctctctctctctctctctctctctctctcctttctctctctctctcctttctctctctcagttcatttAAGTGTCACTTCCCAGCAGCTGAGGCTGATTGTATAGTTATGTAACAGAGAGAGCATTCCCTGGCACTGTGGAGGGGGACGGAATGATCAGCCTGGCAGGATCACCTTATCATTGCTCACCCTTAGGGAACTTCTACAGCGAAGGCCTCATTAGAATAGTGGCGTCACAATGAATCCATGAACAGAGCAACTTTGAGTACCCATGCGGGTCCCTATCACACCCACTGTCAGGCAGCTGCGTCCCCGCCAGACATGTgacttgtgttgttgttgttgtgtgcttAAAGAACCCATGCAGCCATTTGTATTTCAATATCTAAGCATTTCCGGGTTACAATTAAGTAACttgctgtgattgttttcaattaaaatggtaaaaaataaaCAAGAAAAGCTTCTTAGCAAAAAgctatttctcaagcaataattttgctagCACTGTCTGGGAGTGAGGAGACGACAACTGAAAACTagcacaaaccccagaggtgcctaaTTGctattacagtggggcaaaaaagtatttagtcagccagcaattgtgcaagttctcccacttaaaaagatgagagaggcctgtaattttcatcataggtacacttcaactatgacagacaaaatgagaaaaaactatccggatttttttttaaatgaatttatttgcaaattatggtggaaaataagtatttggtcacttacaaaacaagcaagatttctggctctcacagacctgtaacttcttctttaagaggctcctctgccctccactcgttatctgtattaatggcacctgtttgaacttgttatcagtatcaaagacacctgtccacaacctcaaacagtcacactccaaactccactatgaccaagaccaaagagctgtcaaaggacaattatagacctgcaccaggctgggaagactgaatctgcaattaGTAAGCAGCtttgtttgaagaaatcaactgtgggagcaattattaggaaatggaagaccactgataatctgataatgaccactgataatctccctcgatctggggctccacgcaagatctcacctcgtggggtcaaaatgatcacaagaacggtgagcaaaaatcccagaaccacacggggggacctagtgaatgacctgcagagagctgggaccaaagtaacaaagcctaccatcagtaacacactacgccgccagggactcaaatcctgcagtgccagacgtgtccccctgcttaagccagtacatgtccaggcccgtctgaagtttgctagagagcatttggatgatccagaagaagattgggagaatgtcatatggtcagatgaaaccaaaatataactttttgataaAACTAAACTctttgtgtttggaggacaaagaatgctgagttgcatccaaagaacaccatacctactgtgcatgggggtggaaacatcatgctttggggctgtttttctgcaatgggaccaggacgactgatccgtgtaaaggaaagaatgaagataaacttttgttattgaccaaatacttattttccaccatcatttgcaaataaattcattaaatatcccacaatgtgattttatggatttgtttttctcattttgtctgtcatagttgaagtgtacctatgatgaaaattacaggcctctctcatctttctaagtgggagaacttgcacaattggtggctgactaaaaacttttttgccccactgtatttgtgAACATAGCACCAAAGCGATACAAAAGCTGTAACACTGACTCATATGACAGTcactaatgtactgtatgtgcgaGGTGAGTGAGTGTCAAAAAAGACTGATTGACTTTATCAAATGTGAAAATGTATTTAGTTCTGTTTTTTGAAGAGGAGAATGATCTCACTGCAGAAGTATGCCTCGAGACTTACTAGGTTTCTGCAATTGGAATCCTGAACTGAAGTGATATTTTATGGTTACCATGGTTGCATaacacatagtgtgtgtgtgtgtgtgtgtgtgtgtgtgtgtgtgtgtgtgtgtgtgcgtgcgtgcgtgcgtgcgtgcgtgcgtgcgtgtgtgtgcaagcGTGCGTCTGCGATGTGATATCTACAAGATTGAACCAGcaggaccaggatgtcttgctcccaggcagactaaataactttacaTATGTTGTGTCATTACGGTACATGTCCTAGACGTGAGAACAGGAAGGATTACTGTACTTAGGGGACATTTTTATGAGGTTTTATTAGAGGACAGTTCAACTAAATGAAGTACATGAGAATATTAATTGAAACTAATTAGTCATAGCTAATATATAACCTAAAGTTGAGCGAGAGGAACTTTAGAATTATAATAATTAATTATACTTTGTATAATATTGTACATTGAAGAATAGATTAATATTCAGTTTCAATATTCATTTGAAAGCAACCGATACATGCATAACTTTAAATGTATTCTTGCTATGCAGGTGTTATATATGGGATGACATCAGTGACTGCTGCGGAAGAGTTAGTCATTGACAGAGTGGCTGGTAGTGACACCGAGGGTACAttacatgtgtgcgtgtgtgtgtgcgtgtgtattttgtgtgtgtgtgtgtgttttgtgtgcgtacgtgtgttttgtgtgtgtgtgtgagagagagagaaaaaatcgtTAAGACTGTAACCTGAGAGACTCTTGGCTGGAGTGGGTCTCTGTCATCAGACTAATAAATCAATGTTAGAAGTCACAGTCCTTCACACAGACGAAACACGGCTACAACACAGCTAATAAGCCCGATAACAGATTCACAAGATACTGTTTTCCAGTCaaataaaaatgacttgtgttttACTGACCGTATTTTATACAAGAAAATAGTTGGTCACTTGGTCAATGCCTTGGCCTGGTATCTGTTCCGGAGCACGTATAGCTTTGCTTTATCCAAAACAGACTGACCACCTGCCTACAGAACATCACCTTTGATCTTGAGTCTCTAAAAGGGACTGTTACCCCAAATATAGCCAGGACGTACATGCCAGGGCACTCCAGAGTTCCTGAAAGAGAACATCTTAAACTCAGCAGTTTCACACTGCTAGATATCAAGATAACTGTCCGTTTCaaaatgtgtatgtatgtttatatacagtatatgtacatgTCCACTGAgttaccaaacattaggaacacttttaTATGATTGAGTTGCCTttcgccctcagaacagcctcgattcgtcggggcatggactccacaaggtgtcaaaagcgttccacagggatgctggcccatgttgactctaatgcttcccacagttgtgtcacgttggctggatgtcatttgtgtggcggaccattcttgatacacacgggaaactgttgagcttgaaaagCTAAGCAGTGTCGCAGTTCTTGACCCAAACCGGtgcacctgtcacctactaccataccccgttcaaaggtgcTTACATTCACCCTCCGACTGGCACATACACAGTcaatgtctcaaggtttaaaaatccttctttaacctgtccccccttcatctacactgattgaagtggatttaacaggtgacatcaataagggatcctagctttcatctggattcacctggtcagtctgtgtcatggaaagagttctTCATGTTGTGTATGCTCAATCTATGTATTCTCTCTTGGGGCAATAGAGTTTCCCCTCAGCACCCATCAGTATTAGCATGAGCTGATCTCTTTCCACATTAGTGTTCTGCCACTGCTCGCTATATGTACATCAAGACCTGAGCTCTATTCAGATGCCAGCTCTCAGAAGTCCCcctgtgtgctcgtgtgtgtttacatgtctcTGAACACTGGGTCTGATAGTGCTCTTATGAGGGAATCGTGCTACTTCGTTTGATAACCAGATGTCCCTCAATTTAGCATGTTAGGTCGAGGTGATTATAGAGGGGATTGGGGGTATAATTTGGCTATCAGGGGATTCTGAGTACAATTACCGGTAACCCACCCACTCCCATTTCTTTaccgcactctctttctctctcccccagccacctccctctctctttctctctcccccagccacctccctctctctttctctctcccccagccacctccctctctctttctctctcccccagccacctccctctctctttctctctcccccagccacctccctctctctttctctctcccccagccacctccctctctctttctctctcccccagccacctccctctctctttctctctcccccagccacctccctctctctttctctctcccccagccacctccctctctctttctctctcccccagccacctccctctctctttctcaacagCTGCCCTGAGTGAGTCAGTTCTAACTCCCGGGACAAAGTCAGAGACGGGCCGCTCTTGGTGTCAGGTGTCAGCACACACTAGCTGTGGAGTGACAACATGGCTTAGAAATAGCAGCAGTGCTTCTATAAAGGAGATAGACGGGCAGGGTCCCAGACACAAACATCAGAGACCACCagaccatcaccatcaccacagaggcaagagagaggagagagctgcctGGACCGTCACAGATTACCTTGTCTAgcaactacagacagacagatagtccAGAGAGAAGAACACCGAACACAGACAtaccaagacagacagacagaggagtctGAGAAACTAACGGAGGTGATAAATCCGAGATAAGGACAGAACTTCACCCACACGGAACCGTGATAATGCAGGTGTGTACCGTTATTGAGAAGCGTGCTGGGGCCGTGGTGGGGGCTGAGCTGGCCTGCAGCGTACGGGAGgagaaccaggctcagagggagAGCTACAAAGCTGACTGGAACAGTGTTAACATGAAGACCCGGGCCATGGACAGGTGAGACACAGCCTTTGGACAAACTGTATTTATTTCTTCTGGTAAATGTAACATATTGAACACCATTAAGTCATTTCTTCTTCTATAAAATCGTCGATATCAATAAAGCTAGACGTCCTCCTATATTACCTTGTGAGTCACCATACTCAAGACTAGACTACTGTATCATTTATCTTAGTTATAATAACTGTCAGGCTAATCTATCAGCTGACTGTAAAATGCAATGATTTTCATTTTGCTGGTAGGATTCTCAGCTTGATACTGAGAGAGATTAGAGTTTGAAAATCACTGAGCAATGTCCAACTTTTCATTCCTAACTGTGTCGGTCTCATCTCTCCACAGGCAGACAATGAACATGAACGATGACTCTCGTCGGGAGACCTACACTCGTCAGTGGGAGGCTCGCTCTCTGGCCCAGGCCTGTCCCTCGGGGGTGTACAGAGTGGGCACCGTGGAGAGGGGTGTGAGGGAGCACCAGCTCCTGCCCAAGAGGAACACCCTGCCCCTGCCCATCTTCACCCCTGCACAGCTGGGCATCCGGCTGGGTCGCGGAGCACCACACACCCAGGAGGACCTCCGTCCCTTCCCCATCCCCGACGGTGCCTGCCCTGGCAAGAGGGCCGTGGTCGAGATCACACAGGACCTGCCCCCCGCCAAGCCACTCAGGATGGAGTTCGCCAAGGCGCCCAAAGCACTGGGCCGCTCCGTGTCACAGGAGGTCCAGAGAgggtgaaggaagaggagaggaagaggaagaatggATGTTAGGGAGAAAGGTTCCTTGTGGGGCTCAGCCCATCAGATAACAgcatggagggatgtatatagatttatTCCTAGTGACATTTATTCCATCCCTATTCCCTAGTAGAGCCGCCACACAGTGCATACCTTTCCTGTTTCATTACTGTAGGTATTGCATGTCCAATGTCGTACTGTTTGTTATACAAGGTATTATTCGCTTAGAGATCTGATGGCCAATCTTTTGGTTGACAGAAAGGCAGACAAATGCCCTGTTCTTTCAGCTGTGCCATCAACTAATCTCCCTGCTGACTGGAAAAGACCAGACTGTCCTTGTCACGTCTACACACTGAATGATCTGCCCCTGCCCCCCAGCCTGGCTAAAGCCAGCTGTGGATAAGCCACACAGCATTGTATGGCATTCTGACCGCATTGTGTGCAGTGGTACATTCTACCCCACTTGTCATGTTATGGCAATGACACCTCACAGTATTGAGACAGCAGGACGTTTTATATGCTCAACCAAAGTGTGTATGAGGATGTATTTATTGATGCTTTCATGTGGAATGACCACGCACAGATGAGGGAGGTGAAGGAAGGGAAATATGAAGATATCAAAGACGCGTCaaaagggagtgggagagagcagaagagaattGGAACTGTAGAGAGGAACAAGAAagtgggcagggagggaggggtgggctCAACATACCTTGGCATCCATCCCTCTTCTTTTGTAAGAATGGAGAGCTGGTGAGCCTCCAGACCTTCAGAAGTCCTTGACACACTCTAATCCTGGGTGAGAGGACAGAACGGTACAACATGATCCCACACTGGGAAACCCAGACAAAGGAGCCCCCTGGGCACAGACGTCGATTCAACATCGATTCCACGTCGGTTCaatgtcatttcattgaaatgatgtggaaacaacgttgattcaaccagtgtgtgcccagtgggaggtGTGTGTGAGCTGACAATTCATGACTCAAGTCATTGATATAGACTGACTTCCTGTATGATCAAGACTTATTGTCTATATTTTAACAAAGTGTCATTTGACCGTGTATGAGCTGATCGGCCCACCTAGCTGTGTGTTAATGTTGACATCTGATGTATCTGGTAGAGTTAGTGAACAGATCGTACAGAGTGATGTGAGTCTCTACTGTTGTAGAGGAAAGGGGGGTAAGTTGAGACATTtgttacattcagcatcactctgtcaagggaaatatagtattcttcCTAACAAAGATGTCTACatgtatttcaggatgttgtgtatccctggaaataaacAGAATGAATGTAAACATTATAGTTTTGAAAGCATAGTTTGTCTCTTGGCACAACTTAGTTGAGCTGGGGGCCGGGTAAGTTAAGTTAAGCCGTCTACCAATTTCtgtactgaatgaaatattaccactacctgtttCCCAAATACAATTCAACACCATCACAATCACTTTTTTGTCTTGTAATAATTTTAAGCATCTTTCAACACTTGCAATTGGCTCAAGTTACCCCattggccattggctcaacttaccccaggCAAACATTTTGACAATATCAGCCCACACAggtacaaggatgcactttcatgctaggtttaggacctcatgtTGAAGCTTATAAAGACCCCACATTATGTATAGAACAATCTTTCAtagactccatgaaatgatgacctcttcctaaatatttagtCAAATGATTAATTTTGTGTCTGGTTTCCAAGAAACAGACCCTTTGGCTCAACTTATCCCCCTCTCCACCACTATCtgttttcatgtgttgtgttaaaaatgtttttagaaTTATTTTTGTATACTAAAATCTGAAGTGCTTTTCACTTTTCTTCTGTGTGTTGACCTGTCTTAATAAAaaaagttttacatttcctgaaAGTTCCCCTGCAACAGGGTGATACAATTGGTGCCTAACATCTTACCGTAAAGATGGAAACTTGTAGACTGACTGAGCTGgacatctctcatctctttctcttgactttttccacatttttgttacgttacagcctcatagtaaaatgtattaaattgttccccctcctcatcaatctacacacaataccccataatgaaaaagcaagaacatgtttttagaattatttgagaaatattacatttacattacataagtattaagaccctttattcagtactttgttgaagcccctttggcagtgattacagccttgagtcttcttgggtatgatgttaCAAGCTTAGCATACctgcattcagagacttgtcccgaagtcattcctgcattgtcttggctgtgtgcttagagtcgttgtactgttggaaggtgaaccttcaccccagtctgaggtcctgagagctctagagcaggttttcatgaagaatctctctgtactttgctccgtttatctttccctcgatcctgactcgtctcccagtccctgccgctaaaaaacaccctcacagcatgatgctgccaccaccatgcttcaccgtagggagggtgccaggtttcctccagacgtgacgcttggcattcaggccaaagagttcaattttggtttcatcagaccggagaatcttgtttctcatggactgagagtcctttagataccttttggcaaacttcaagcgggctgtcatgtgccttttactgaggagtggcttccgtctagccactctaccataaaggcctgattggtggagtgctgcagagatggttgtccttctagaaggttctcccatctccacagaggaactctctagctctgtctgagtgaccatcgggttcttggtcacctccctgactaaggcccttctcccccgattgctcagtttggccgggtggccagctaggaagagtctcggtggctctaaacttcttccatttaagaatgatggaggccactgtcttcctgaggacctttaatgctgcagaaaccTTTTGGTaacattccccagatctgtgcctcaacataatcctgtctcggagctttacggacaattccttcgacctcatggcttggtttttgctctaacatacactgtcaactgtgggaccttatatagacaggtgtgtgcttttccaaatcatgtccaatcaatggaatATACTACAGGTGGAGAAAAGGTGgcctcaaatcaagttgtagaaacatctcaaagatgctcaatggaaacaggatgcacctgagctcaatttcaagtctcatagcaaagggtctgaatacttatgtaaagaaggtatttctgttttttatttgtccctgtcatctctctttaTTGTCTCTTTAATATCTCTACCGGCTCTCTGCCCAGGACACACTGTTACAGTCTCGACCCACAAACTGTGACCTCTCTACTACTTTCTTTCCCCTGTCCCTTCATGTTTACTCTCCTTCCAACTCACAATTTCTCCAACTGGGATTGTTAATTTTCTCTCACTTTCCTTTCTTTTggtctttctctccatctgtccctctctctatccttttttCAGCCTACCCCTTGTCTCTCTGTTATGGGGTCTAGTATGGCTCTGTGTAGGGGTCTAGGTATTATTAGCAGGGTAAACATTGCTATCACTGGAgcgacagagccagagagacagccgTATCTGCCTGTTCTTCTCCTCTGAGCTCTTAATCCCTCACTTTTTAATCAGAGCTTTGGTTCATCTGGTCTGCTTCCTTTCCCCCATATCTAGAATATTACCCCCCCTCTACCACCCCCCTAAACCCTATCTGCCACAGCCACACCCCAAACAGGCCGAGACAGAATCCACCATAGACGCTGCCAAGTCATGAAACTCCCCTCCAGTAGCCAAGGAATGTCAGTTGACACGGAGAGTGAAGTTCATGTGGAAAATCTCAACACAACACAGACTCCCCCCAAGTCTCAGTCCATCAGATAGCCCTCATCTCATATCTCCTACTCCATCCACTAAGTGTACATGC
The sequence above is a segment of the Oncorhynchus gorbuscha isolate QuinsamMale2020 ecotype Even-year linkage group LG16, OgorEven_v1.0, whole genome shotgun sequence genome. Coding sequences within it:
- the LOC123999994 gene encoding telethonin-like, yielding MQVCTVIEKRAGAVVGAELACSVREENQAQRESYKADWNSVNMKTRAMDRQTMNMNDDSRRETYTRQWEARSLAQACPSGVYRVGTVERGVREHQLLPKRNTLPLPIFTPAQLGIRLGRGAPHTQEDLRPFPIPDGACPGKRAVVEITQDLPPAKPLRMEFAKAPKALGRSVSQEVQRG